In one window of Henckelia pumila isolate YLH828 chromosome 1, ASM3356847v2, whole genome shotgun sequence DNA:
- the LOC140863425 gene encoding tubby-like F-box protein 3 — translation MSFKSIIQDMRGEFGSISRKGFDGRFGHGLRSRSHRVTEDSSVIVLDALKQSCWANMPPELLRDVLIRIEESESAWPLRKNVIACAGVCRSWREIMKEIVRNLEVSGKVTFPISLKQPGPRNTLINCFIKRNRGTHTYLLYLNLNQASNDDGKFLLAARRFRRPTYTDYIISLNADDIFKGSNNYIGKLRSNFFGTKFVIYDAQPPNAKSKVTKSYSSRLVGMRQVSPRVPAGNYTVAHVSYELNVLGSRGPRRMQCIMDAIPASATDPEGVAPTPTEFLPGNLDSFPSLPFFRSKSSRMDSFRSGSGPLLTQKDEKLVLKNKTPRWHDQLQCWCLNFNGRVTVASVKNFQLVASLETGTGVQEQENVILQFGKVGKDVFTMDYQYPISAFQAFAICLSSFDTKIACE, via the exons ATGTCATTTAAGAGTATAATCCAAGACATGAGAGGTGAGTTTGGGAGCATATCTAGGAAGGGTTTCGACGGGAGGTTTGGTCATGGGTTGAGGTCGAGGTCTCATCGAGTGACAGAGGATTCTTCAGTGATTGTTTTGGATGCTTTGAAGCAGAGCTGTTGGGCCAATATGCCACCTGAGCTCTTGAGGGATGTGCTGATAAGGATCGAGGAATCGGAGAGTGCATGGCCCTTGAGAAAGAATGTGATTGCTTGTGCTGGTGTTTGTAGGAGCTGGAGGGAAATAATGAAGGAAATTGTCAGAAACCTAGAAGTCTCTGGCAAAGTGACATTCCCCATTTCCCTGAAACAA CCTGGTCCAAGAAATACCTTAATCAATTGTTTCATAAAGCGGAACCGTGGAACTCATACATATCTCCTTTACCTCAATTTGAATCAAG CTTCTAATGACGACGGGAAATTCCTACTTGCTGCTCGAAGATTCAGACGGCCTACATACACTGACTACATAATATCTCTCAATGCTGACGATATATTTAAAGGCAGCAACAACTATATTGGCAAGTTGAG GTCTAATTTTTTTGGGACCAAGTTTGTAATTTATGATGCCCAGCCACCAAATGCCAAATCGAAAGTTACGAAATCTTATTCCTCTAGGTTAGTTGGAATGAGACAAGTATCTCCAAGAGTCCCTGCAGGAAACTATACCGTTGCTCATGTTTCGTATGAGTTAAATGTCTTGGGATCGAG GGGTCCAAGGCGAATGCAGTGCATCATGGATGCTATACCCGCTTCTGCAACTGATCCAGAAGGTGTTGCTCCCACACCAACTGAATTCTTGCCAGGAAACCTGGATTCCTTTCCTTCGCTCCCATTTTTTAGATCAAAATCATCTCGCATGGATAGTTTTCGATCTGGGTCGGGACCATTGTTGACACAGAAAGATGAAAAACTTGTTTTGAAAAACAAGACTCCGAGATGGCATGACCAACTCCAGTGCTGGTGTCTAAACTTCAATGGGCGTGTAACCGTGGCCTCAGTGAAGAACTTTCAACTGGTTGCATCTCTTGAGACTGGAACCGGTGTACAAGAACAGGAGAACGTCATTCTCCAGTTCGGGAAAGTGGGAAAGGATGTCTTCACCATGGACTACCAGTATCCAATCTCTGCTTTCCAGGCATTTGCCATTTGTCTCAGCAGCTTTGACACCAAGATTGCTTGTGAATGA
- the LOC140875340 gene encoding membrane-anchored ubiquitin-fold protein 3-like, with translation MAEGEEQLELKFRIFDGTDIGHRTYSSSTNIATLKQRILSEWPQDKSVAPKSVNDMKLIHAGKVLDNGKTLAESRVHIGDLPGGVITMHVVVQPPVAKRKTDKNNADKQNQMLCSCTIL, from the exons ATGGCTGAAGGAGAGGAACAACTCGAACTTAAGTTCAGAATTTTCGATGGGACAGATATAGGTCATAGAACCTACTCGTCGTCCACAAATATTGCTACTCTCAAGCAAAGGATCCTATCTGAGTGGCCTCAAG ATAAATCAGTGGCACCAAAGTCTGTGAATGATATGAAACTAATACATGCGGGAAAAGTTTTGGACAATGGAAAGACACTTGCTGAGTCTAGAGTACATATTGGTGACCTTCCTGGTGGAGTTATTACAATGCATGTCGTTGTACAGCCTCCTGTTGCTAAACGGAAAACAG ATAAAAACAATGCTGATAAACAAAATCAGATGTTATGCTCGTGCACCATCCTTTAG
- the LOC140876017 gene encoding glutaredoxin-C11-like: MDKIRDLASQKAAVIFTKSSCCMCHSIKALFYDLGASPAIHELDQVENGREMELALRGLGCNPIVPSVFIGGQFVGSTKDVISLHVDGSLKQMLINAKAIWF, from the coding sequence ATGGACAAAATCAGGGATTTAGCTTCCCAGAAAGCTGCAGTCATCTTCACGAAGAGCTCGTGTTGCATGTGTCACAGTATCAAAGCTTTGTTCTACGATCTAGGCGCGAGCCCCGCCATACACGAGCTCGATCAAGTTGAAAACGGGAGGGAGATGGAGTTGGCCTTGAGAGGATTAGGCTGCAACCCGATTGTCCCTTCTGTATTCATCGGCGGACAATTCGTCGGTTCGACCAAAGATGTCATCTCCCTTCATGTTGATGGATCTTTAAAGCAAATGTTGATCAATGCCAAGGCCATCTGGTTTTAG
- the LOC140875501 gene encoding uncharacterized protein isoform X1, whose product MPPSLPWLGRSLPFSRFFRQLEQDMETVVKVLQPGPLGIIEHKFTAEEINKAKSIVNRAVENWRRNAYVERNSPFLRDFIAHDRMDITQKV is encoded by the exons ATGCCTCCATCTCTACCATGGCTGGGCCGATCTTTACCATTCTCGAGATTCTTCAG GCAGTTAGAGCAGGATATGGAAACTGTTGTTAAGGTGTTGCAACCTGGACCTTTGGGAATTATAGAACACAAGTTTACTGCCGAGGAGATTAACAAAGCAAAGTCAATTGTGAACCGAGCAGTGGAAAACTGGCGAAGAAATGCTTATGTTGAGCGGAACAGCCCTTTCTTGAGAGACTTCATAGCCCATGACAGAAT GGATATAACGCAAAAGGTATGA
- the LOC140875501 gene encoding uncharacterized protein isoform X2: MPPSLPWLGRSLPFSRFFRQLEQDMETVVKVLQPGPLGIIEHKFTAEEINKAKSIVNRAVENWRRNAYVERNSPFLRDFIAHDRM; this comes from the exons ATGCCTCCATCTCTACCATGGCTGGGCCGATCTTTACCATTCTCGAGATTCTTCAG GCAGTTAGAGCAGGATATGGAAACTGTTGTTAAGGTGTTGCAACCTGGACCTTTGGGAATTATAGAACACAAGTTTACTGCCGAGGAGATTAACAAAGCAAAGTCAATTGTGAACCGAGCAGTGGAAAACTGGCGAAGAAATGCTTATGTTGAGCGGAACAGCCCTTTCTTGAGAGACTTCATAGCCCATGACAGAATGTAA
- the LOC140890818 gene encoding transcription termination factor MTERF8, chloroplastic-like has protein sequence MFSAYRKLFQIKIAAADSIAFSLDFLHKNGLPHESALLRSCKFQCFVNLCSLVEVDSKTGRKSCESGKKLENEKCCMVSFLINSCGLSPEMAVSASEKVRFENPDKPNFVLKMFRKYGFSQKQIADIVRKRPRILLSNEETLLPKLEFLKSFGSPRTYLAALSADPTLLSRSLEHRLIPIYNFFKSVLLTDERAAVAMKQLPRFFRHNPIKNMAPNVSVLSDLKVPDSCIMLLLTHYPETIMVKTDDFKESVKKVLEIGFDPSKSMFVLALHVFAEKGNRGIWDRCYKTYSSWGWSKDDIYSAFRKHPNCMIMSQNKISRTMDFLVNKMGWESRKLLSCPAVLLYSLENRIIPRCTVMKVLLSRGLIAKEVKPGA, from the exons ATGTTCTCTGCTTACCGGAAATTATTCCAAATCAAGATTGCTGCGGCGGATTCAATAGCTTTTTCGCTTGATTTTCTGCACAAAAATGGTTTGCCTCATGAATCCGCTTTGTTGAGAAGCTGTaaatttcaatgttttgtaaATCTGTGTAGTCTCGTAGAGGTGGACTCAAAAACTGGGCGAAAGAGTTGTGAATCTGGAAAGAAATTGGAGAACGAGAAATGTTGCATGGTTTCTTTCTTGATTAATTCATGTGGGTTGTCTCCAGAAATGGCTGTTTCTGCTTCTGAGAAAGTGCGGTTTGAAAATCCGGACAAAcctaattttgttttaaaaatgtTCAGAAAATATGGGTTTAGTCAAAAACAGATTGCTGATATTGTTCGTAAGAGACCCAGGATTCTTTTGTCAAACGAGGAGACCCTTTTGCCCAAGCTCgaatttttaaaatcttttgGGTCTCCAAGAACTTACCTTGCAGCCTTATCTGCAGACCCTACTTTGTTGAGTAGAAGTTTGGAGCATCGACTAATTcctatttataattttttcaagAGTGTGCTTTTGACTGATGAAAGAGCAGCTGTTGCCATGAAGCAATTACCGAGGTTTTTTAGGCATAATCCAATCAAGAATATGGCCCCGAATGTTTCAGTTTTAAGTGATCTTAAAGTGCCAGATTCGTGTATCATGTTGTTGTTGACACATTATCCTGAGACAATCATGGTGAAAACCGATGACTTTAAAGAGTCTGTGAAAAAAGTACTGGAAATAGGATTTGATCCGTCGAAATCTATGTTTGTGTTAGCTTTACATGTCTTCGCTGAAAAAGGTAACAGAGGGATTTGGGATCGGTGTTACAAGACTTACAGTAGCTGGGGATGGTCAAAAGATGATATCTACTCGGCCTTTAGGAAGCATCCTAATTGCATGATCATGTCTCAAAATAAGATCTCTAGAACCATGGATTTTCTTGTTAACAAGATGGGATGGGAGTCCCGAAAGCTTCTGAGCTGCCCAGCAGTTCTGCTTTATAGTTTGGAAAATAGGATAATTCCCAGATGCACTGTCATGAAGGTTTTGTTATCCAGGGGTTTGATTGCCAAAGAAGTTAAACCAG GAGCTTGA